The window CGGTTCAAGCTTTTCGATGCGTCCCGTGACGACCTTGTCCAGTCCGCTGTCCGCACGCACGACATTCTCCACGGGCACGCCCGCCATCGTGTATTTGTCGGCGAGTTCTTCCGCCGTCTCCTTGAAGTCTATATAGTCATGAAGCCATTCGATCGATACCTGCATGAAACTTTTCCTCCCCCTCAGAACTGATGCAAGAAACGCACATCGTTGTCATAGAAGAGCCGCAGATCGTCGATGCCGTAGGAAAGCATGGCGATGCGCTCGACCCCCATGCCGAAGGCGAAGCCCGCGACCTTCTCGGGATCGTAGCCGCTCATCTTGAGGACGTTCGGATGCACCATACCCGCACCGAGGATCTCTAGCCAGCCCGTGCCCTTGCAGACGCGGCAACCCTCACCGTGACACATGACGCACGAGATGTCAACCTCCGTGCTCGGCTCGGTGAATGGGAAGAAGCTCGGACGAAAGCGCACGCGAGCCTTTTCATCGAAAATCTGACGCAGGAAGTCTTCGAGCGTTCCCTTGAGGTCGGAGAAACGAATGCCCTTGTCGACGACAAGACCCTCGACTTGCGTGAACATCGGCGAATGCGTCGCGTCGTAATCGTCGCGGCGATAGACCCGGCCGGGAGCGATCATGCGGATCGGCGAATTCGGCTCGTGCGCCTGCATCGTGCGCGCCTGCACGGGAGAAGTATGCGTGCGCATGAGAATGTCCTCCGTGATGTAGAAGGAATCCTGCATATCGCGCGCCGGATGATCCTTGGGCAAGTTCAGCGCCTCGAAATTGTAGTGGTCACGTTCGATTTCCGGCCCCTCTTCGACGCTGTAGCCCATCGCCATGAAGATGCTCTTGATGCGCTCCATCGTGACCGTCAGAGGATGCAGATGCCCCAGAGGCTCGCGCCGCCCGGGAAGCGTCACGTCGATCTTCTCACCTTCAAGCTTCACGGCAAGCGCCTCTTCGGCAAGCGCCGCACGCTTCTTCTCCAACGCGCTTTCAATCGCCGCGCGCGCCTCATTGACGATCTGCCCGAGACGCGGTCTCTCCGCAGGGTCGAGCTTTCCCATGCCGCGTTGGATCGCCGTCAGCTCGCCCTTCTTGCCGAACACCTTGACGCGGATGCCGTCAAGCTCTGCGAGCGTCACGCCCGCCGCTTCGATGGCTGCGACGGCGTCCTCGCGAATCTTCGCTATCTTGCCTTCCATAGATGAAATGACCTCCCAAGCTGCAAAACGGCAAAGCAAAAACCTCCGCCCCCGCCAAGGGGCGAAGGTTCGTGTCGCCGCCCCCAAGCACTTCGGGGCATCGCGCCCAGCCGTTCACTATTGTTGCAATACTGATAAAAGTATATTACAGAAGGGAAGAAAAGGCAAATCTTTTACGGAAATTCGCCAGAAAGGCTAGAAATATGGTATACTATACGTTAAACGGAAAAATCATGAGCAAAGGAGCATGAAAAAAATATGCTATTAACCCGTAATTGCGTGGAGCTTCTCGCACCAGCCGGCACCTGGGATGCCCTCGTCGCGGCTGTCGAGGCGGGCGCGGATGCCGTCTATCTGGGCGGCAAGCACTTCAATATGCGCATGCACCACGGCGATACGAATTTCGACAACGAGATGCTGAAAAAAGCCGTCGACTTTACGCACGAACACGGCGTCAAGCTCTATATCACCTTGAACAATCTCATCAGCGAGGAAGAGCTTCCCGCCCTGCGCGAATATCTGCTCTACCTGCAGGAGATCCGCCCCGACGCGATCCTCGTGCAGGACTTCGCCGTGCTTGAGCTGAAAAAGGAACTGGGCATCGACATCCCGCTGCACACCTCGGTCATGATGAATACGCACAACGAGGCGGCGATTGAAAAACTCAAGGAATACGGCATCACGCGCATCGTTGTCGGGCGCGAGATGACGCTCTCTGAACTGAGCCTCTTCAAGGAACGCACGGGGCTCGAAGTCGAATACTTCATGCACGGCGACATGTGCATGTCCGAGAGCGGCCAGTGCATCCATTCGGGCGTGCTCTTCGGTCAGAGCGGCAACCGCGGCCGCTGTCTGAAGCCCTGCCGCTGGGCGTATGAGCTGATCGACGAGGAGACGGGCGAGGTCTTGGATGCCGAGAGCGAAGGCCCGTACAAGCTCGCTTTGAAGGACATGTGCATGTATCGCAACATCCCCGAGCTCATTCAGGCGGGCGTTCACTCCTTCA of the Selenomonas sputigena genome contains:
- the pheS gene encoding phenylalanine--tRNA ligase subunit alpha, with protein sequence MEGKIAKIREDAVAAIEAAGVTLAELDGIRVKVFGKKGELTAIQRGMGKLDPAERPRLGQIVNEARAAIESALEKKRAALAEEALAVKLEGEKIDVTLPGRREPLGHLHPLTVTMERIKSIFMAMGYSVEEGPEIERDHYNFEALNLPKDHPARDMQDSFYITEDILMRTHTSPVQARTMQAHEPNSPIRMIAPGRVYRRDDYDATHSPMFTQVEGLVVDKGIRFSDLKGTLEDFLRQIFDEKARVRFRPSFFPFTEPSTEVDISCVMCHGEGCRVCKGTGWLEILGAGMVHPNVLKMSGYDPEKVAGFAFGMGVERIAMLSYGIDDLRLFYDNDVRFLHQF